A DNA window from Siniperca chuatsi isolate FFG_IHB_CAS linkage group LG6, ASM2008510v1, whole genome shotgun sequence contains the following coding sequences:
- the rubcn gene encoding run domain Beclin-1-interacting and cysteine-rich domain-containing protein isoform X6, protein MEISAEGEAEERRREHWKLLSSLKTTVEGLLSTNNPNVWSRYGGLQRLHKDMNNIMSHGLKNEQVYYKQRDYWPFVWCVRYISPHLASHIEQFSHLEPVMSSRMQSAGESYKAERWLLHSLQVHMLSAQLRPLLRHLGHTRKYYNDDAFLLSEPHVTAMFQCLEAVEQNNPKLLAQIDTVGLSPLKSPPCLGLLKSQSLCVLPGAGGAWRSADLAPRGESLNRRLTTSNCSLREAVATSHNSGSTTGVGSQNSNSANTTSPASNLGAPWVCVSSPGESERGVTPPPGPVSVPCVSLTESPSPTSLQPEAGDSGDGDYDDGPEYLAIGNLGQRSRRDSRSSTHSSEKGETQDQSLQRDSLAPPPPRSSSFSEGQRGPGRASRGHTRSFSDTGVNQKLRNESAGDGCMKDYSPFSPQCSDASTPSSLYMESHGSQYNSVPDGMFRKPSEGQSLISYLSEQDFGSCADLEKENAHFSISESLIAAIELMKYNLRRQEEEGEEEGDSDCEIQQLKQKIRLRRQQIRHSRLPPCATSQHIFHSMDSGGSRRSSQDSCQGLSDSGSAEEVEECELRDADIKRSVSSSSRSFLSSESISPSFLQSNSAESVAMGLLRQFEGMQLPAASELDWLVPEHDAPQKLLPIPDSLPISPDDGEHADIYKLRIRVRGNLEWAPPRPQIIFNIHPAPKRKIVVAKQNYRCAGCGTRVDPDYIKRLRYCEYLGRYFCQCCHENAQAVVPGRVLRKWDFSKYYVSNFARDLLSKITGDPLFNPYDINSGLYKKIKALEAVRVLRVQLFHMKNLFKTCRFAKEVLDKFDSLPGHLTEDLHLFSLNDLTAVRNGDLAPRMKELLKLGTMHVAGCVLCQAKGFVCEFCGNDKDIIFPFQLNKCQRCEECHACYHRSCFRTGKGCPRCQRLAERRERMARKNMEEQEDEGGGT, encoded by the exons GAGGGAGCACTGGAAGCTGCTGTCCAGCCTGAAGACCACGGTGGAGGGTCTTTTGTCCACGAACAACCCCAACGTGTGGTCACGTTACGGCGGCCTGCAGCGGCTCCACAAGGACATGAACAACATCATGAGCCATGGACTGAAGAATGAGCAG GTGTACTACAAGCAGAGAGACTACTGGCCGTTTGTGTGGTGTGTTCGCTACATCAGCCCCCACCTTGCCTCGCACATTGAGCAG TTTAGTCACCTGGAGCCGGTAATGAGCAGCAGGATGCAGAGTGCTGGTGAAAGCTACAAGGCTGAGCGCTGGCTACTTCACAGCTTACAGGTTCACATGCTGTCGGCTCAGCTCCGACCTCTGCTCCGGCATCTGGGACATACACGTAAATACTATAATG aTGATGCCTTTCTGCTGAGCGAGCCCCATGTGACCGCTATGTTCCAGTGTCTGGAAGCTGTGGAGCAGAATAACCCCAAACTGCTGGCCCAAATAGACACTGTTGGG CTGTCCCCTCTGAAGAGCCCGCCATGTCTGGGCCTGTTGAAGAGTcagagcctgtgtgtgttgcCAGGGGCTGGAGGGGCTTGGAGGAGCGCTGACTTGGCACCCAGAGGAGAATCTCTAAATCGCAGACTCACCACCTCCAACTGCTCCCTCCGAGAAGCAGTCGCCACCAGCCACAACTCTGGGAGCACTACCGGAGTCGGATCCCAAAACAGCAACAGCGCAA ACACTACCTCTCCAGCTAGCAACCTGGGAGCtccctgggtgtgtgtgtccagtcCGGGGGAGAGTGAGCGGGGTGTGACGCCCCCTCCTGGCCCTGTCTCCGTCCCTTGCGTGTCCCTCACAGAGTCCCCCTCGCCCACATCCCTTCAGCCTGAGGCTGGGGACTCTGGTGACGGCGACTATGACGATGGTCCGGAATACCTGGCTATTGGCAACCTGGGGCAACGCAGTCGCCGTGACTCCCGAAGCTCCACCCACAGCAGTGAGAAGGGCGAGACCCAGGACCAGTCCCTGCAACGGGATTCCCTGGCTCCGCCCCCACCCAGAAGCTCATCTTTCTCAGAGGGCCAGAGGGGGCCAGGCCGGGCGTCCCGAGGACACACACGCTCGTTTTCTGACACAGGGGTCAATCAGAAACTCAGGAACG AATCGGCAGGGGACGGCTGTATGAAGGACTACAGCCCTTTCTCACCTCAGTGCAGCGATGCCAGCACCCCCAGTTCCCTCTACATGGAGTCTC ATGGGTCCCAGTACAACAGTGTTCCAGATGGGATGTTCAGGAAGCCGTCAGAGGGTCAGAGCCTCATCAGCTACCTGTCAGAGCAGGACTTTGGCAGCTGTGCTGACCTTGAGAAG GAGAACGCTCATTTCAGCATTTCAGAGTCCCTTATTGCTGCCATCGAGCTGATGAAGTACAACCTGCGGcgtcaggaggaggagggcgaggAGGAAGGAGACAGTGACTGTGAGATTCAGCAGCTCAAACAGAAGATCCGCCTGCGAAGGCAGCAGATTCGACACAGCCGCCTGCCGCCCTGCGCAACCTCCCAGCACA TTTTCCACTCCATGGACAGCGGAGGCTCTAGGAGGAGCTCTCAGGACTCCTGCCAGGGCCTTTCTGACTCCGGCTcagctgaggaggtggaggagtgcGAACTACGAg aTGCAGACATTAAGCGCAGTGTAAGCTCCAGCAGCAGGTCTTTTCTCAGCTCAGAGTCCAT cTCTCCATCCTTCCTCCAGTCTAATTCAGCTGAGTCAGTAGCCATGGGTTTACTCAGACAATTTGAAGGCATGCAGCTTCCTGCAGCTTCGGAGCTCGACTGGCTGGTCCCAGAACACGATGCTCCACAGAAG CTGCTGCCCATCCCTGACTCTCTGCCGATCTCACCTGATGATGGCGAACACGCAGACATCTACAAGCTGAGGATTCGGGTCCGAGGCAACCTGGAGTGGGCGCCTCCCCGACCGCAGATCATTTTCAACATTCATCCCGCCCCCAA GAGGAAGATAGTTGTGGCTAAACAGAACTATCGCTGCGCTGGCTGTGGCACCCGCGTCGACCCAG ATTATATCAAGCGACTGCGTTACTGTGAATACCTCGGCCGTTATTTCTGCCAGTGCTGCCATGAGAACGCCCAGGCGGTGGTTCCTGGTCGAGTGCTGAGGAAGTGGGACTTCAGCAAGTACTATGTCAGCAACTTTGCCCGGGACCTGCTGAGCAAGATCACTGGAGACCCGCTGTTCAACCCCTATGACATCAACAGTGGCCTGTACAAGAAGATCAAAGCTCTGGAGGCCGTCAGG gTTTTGAGGGTGCAGCTGTTTCACATGAAAAATCTCTTCAAGACTTGTCGCTTTGCTAAAGA ggTGCTGGACAAGTTCGACAGCCTGCCAGGTCACCTGACAGAGGACCTTCACCTCTTCTCCCTCAATGACCTCACTGCTGTGCGCAACGGTGATCTGGCTCCCCGAATGAAAGAGCTGCTTAAACTTGGTACCATGCACGTAGCTGGCTGTGTG CTGTGCCAGGCGAAGGGCTTTGTGTGCGAGTTCTGCGGCAACGACAAAGACATCATCTTTCCCTTCCAGCTGAACAAGTGCCAGCGCTGTGAAG aGTGCCATGCGTGTTACCATCGCAGCTGCTTCCGGACAGGTAAAGGCTGTCCTCGATGTCAGCGTCTGGCAGAGCGGAGAGAGAGGATGGCGCGCAAAAACATGGAGGAACAAGAAGACGAGGGAGGTGGGACCTAG
- the rubcn gene encoding run domain Beclin-1-interacting and cysteine-rich domain-containing protein isoform X4 has translation MEISAEGEAEERRREHWKLLSSLKTTVEGLLSTNNPNVWSRYGGLQRLHKDMNNIMSHGLKNEQVYYKQRDYWPFVWCVRYISPHLASHIEQFSHLEPVMSSRMQSAGESYKAERWLLHSLQVHMLSAQLRPLLRHLGHTRKYYNDDAFLLSEPHVTAMFQCLEAVEQNNPKLLAQIDTVGLSPLKSPPCLGLLKSQSLCVLPGAGGAWRSADLAPRGESLNRRLTTSNCSLREAVATSHNSGSTTGVGSQNSNSANTTSPASNLGAPWVCVSSPGESERGVTPPPGPVSVPCVSLTESPSPTSLQPEAGDSGDGDYDDGPEYLAIGNLGQRSRRDSRSSTHSSEKGETQDQSLQRDSLAPPPPRSSSFSEGQRGPGRASRGHTRSFSDTGVNQKLRNESAGDGCMKDYSPFSPQCSDASTPSSLYMESHGSQYNSVPDGMFRKPSEGQSLISYLSEQDFGSCADLEKENAHFSISESLIAAIELMKYNLRRQEEEGEEEGDSDCEIQQLKQKIRLRRQQIRHSRLPPCATSQHIFHSMDSGGSRRSSQDSCQGLSDSGSAEEVEECELRDGCEGQSLLAVSQNGLSLSLASLFSDADIKRSVSSSSRSFLSSESISPSFLQSNSAESVAMGLLRQFEGMQLPAASELDWLVPEHDAPQKLLPIPDSLPISPDDGEHADIYKLRIRVRGNLEWAPPRPQIIFNIHPAPKRKIVVAKQNYRCAGCGTRVDPDYIKRLRYCEYLGRYFCQCCHENAQAVVPGRVLRKWDFSKYYVSNFARDLLSKITGDPLFNPYDINSGLYKKIKALEAVRVLRVQLFHMKNLFKTCRFAKEVLDKFDSLPGHLTEDLHLFSLNDLTAVRNGDLAPRMKELLKLGTMHVAGCVLCQAKGFVCEFCGNDKDIIFPFQLNKCQRCEECHACYHRSCFRTGKGCPRCQRLAERRERMARKNMEEQEDEGGGT, from the exons GAGGGAGCACTGGAAGCTGCTGTCCAGCCTGAAGACCACGGTGGAGGGTCTTTTGTCCACGAACAACCCCAACGTGTGGTCACGTTACGGCGGCCTGCAGCGGCTCCACAAGGACATGAACAACATCATGAGCCATGGACTGAAGAATGAGCAG GTGTACTACAAGCAGAGAGACTACTGGCCGTTTGTGTGGTGTGTTCGCTACATCAGCCCCCACCTTGCCTCGCACATTGAGCAG TTTAGTCACCTGGAGCCGGTAATGAGCAGCAGGATGCAGAGTGCTGGTGAAAGCTACAAGGCTGAGCGCTGGCTACTTCACAGCTTACAGGTTCACATGCTGTCGGCTCAGCTCCGACCTCTGCTCCGGCATCTGGGACATACACGTAAATACTATAATG aTGATGCCTTTCTGCTGAGCGAGCCCCATGTGACCGCTATGTTCCAGTGTCTGGAAGCTGTGGAGCAGAATAACCCCAAACTGCTGGCCCAAATAGACACTGTTGGG CTGTCCCCTCTGAAGAGCCCGCCATGTCTGGGCCTGTTGAAGAGTcagagcctgtgtgtgttgcCAGGGGCTGGAGGGGCTTGGAGGAGCGCTGACTTGGCACCCAGAGGAGAATCTCTAAATCGCAGACTCACCACCTCCAACTGCTCCCTCCGAGAAGCAGTCGCCACCAGCCACAACTCTGGGAGCACTACCGGAGTCGGATCCCAAAACAGCAACAGCGCAA ACACTACCTCTCCAGCTAGCAACCTGGGAGCtccctgggtgtgtgtgtccagtcCGGGGGAGAGTGAGCGGGGTGTGACGCCCCCTCCTGGCCCTGTCTCCGTCCCTTGCGTGTCCCTCACAGAGTCCCCCTCGCCCACATCCCTTCAGCCTGAGGCTGGGGACTCTGGTGACGGCGACTATGACGATGGTCCGGAATACCTGGCTATTGGCAACCTGGGGCAACGCAGTCGCCGTGACTCCCGAAGCTCCACCCACAGCAGTGAGAAGGGCGAGACCCAGGACCAGTCCCTGCAACGGGATTCCCTGGCTCCGCCCCCACCCAGAAGCTCATCTTTCTCAGAGGGCCAGAGGGGGCCAGGCCGGGCGTCCCGAGGACACACACGCTCGTTTTCTGACACAGGGGTCAATCAGAAACTCAGGAACG AATCGGCAGGGGACGGCTGTATGAAGGACTACAGCCCTTTCTCACCTCAGTGCAGCGATGCCAGCACCCCCAGTTCCCTCTACATGGAGTCTC ATGGGTCCCAGTACAACAGTGTTCCAGATGGGATGTTCAGGAAGCCGTCAGAGGGTCAGAGCCTCATCAGCTACCTGTCAGAGCAGGACTTTGGCAGCTGTGCTGACCTTGAGAAG GAGAACGCTCATTTCAGCATTTCAGAGTCCCTTATTGCTGCCATCGAGCTGATGAAGTACAACCTGCGGcgtcaggaggaggagggcgaggAGGAAGGAGACAGTGACTGTGAGATTCAGCAGCTCAAACAGAAGATCCGCCTGCGAAGGCAGCAGATTCGACACAGCCGCCTGCCGCCCTGCGCAACCTCCCAGCACA TTTTCCACTCCATGGACAGCGGAGGCTCTAGGAGGAGCTCTCAGGACTCCTGCCAGGGCCTTTCTGACTCCGGCTcagctgaggaggtggaggagtgcGAACTACGAg ATGGCTGTGAGGGTCAGTCCCTGCTGGCGGTGTCTCAGAACGGCCTCTCGCTGTCACTCGCCTCCCTCTTCTCAG aTGCAGACATTAAGCGCAGTGTAAGCTCCAGCAGCAGGTCTTTTCTCAGCTCAGAGTCCAT cTCTCCATCCTTCCTCCAGTCTAATTCAGCTGAGTCAGTAGCCATGGGTTTACTCAGACAATTTGAAGGCATGCAGCTTCCTGCAGCTTCGGAGCTCGACTGGCTGGTCCCAGAACACGATGCTCCACAGAAG CTGCTGCCCATCCCTGACTCTCTGCCGATCTCACCTGATGATGGCGAACACGCAGACATCTACAAGCTGAGGATTCGGGTCCGAGGCAACCTGGAGTGGGCGCCTCCCCGACCGCAGATCATTTTCAACATTCATCCCGCCCCCAA GAGGAAGATAGTTGTGGCTAAACAGAACTATCGCTGCGCTGGCTGTGGCACCCGCGTCGACCCAG ATTATATCAAGCGACTGCGTTACTGTGAATACCTCGGCCGTTATTTCTGCCAGTGCTGCCATGAGAACGCCCAGGCGGTGGTTCCTGGTCGAGTGCTGAGGAAGTGGGACTTCAGCAAGTACTATGTCAGCAACTTTGCCCGGGACCTGCTGAGCAAGATCACTGGAGACCCGCTGTTCAACCCCTATGACATCAACAGTGGCCTGTACAAGAAGATCAAAGCTCTGGAGGCCGTCAGG gTTTTGAGGGTGCAGCTGTTTCACATGAAAAATCTCTTCAAGACTTGTCGCTTTGCTAAAGA ggTGCTGGACAAGTTCGACAGCCTGCCAGGTCACCTGACAGAGGACCTTCACCTCTTCTCCCTCAATGACCTCACTGCTGTGCGCAACGGTGATCTGGCTCCCCGAATGAAAGAGCTGCTTAAACTTGGTACCATGCACGTAGCTGGCTGTGTG CTGTGCCAGGCGAAGGGCTTTGTGTGCGAGTTCTGCGGCAACGACAAAGACATCATCTTTCCCTTCCAGCTGAACAAGTGCCAGCGCTGTGAAG aGTGCCATGCGTGTTACCATCGCAGCTGCTTCCGGACAGGTAAAGGCTGTCCTCGATGTCAGCGTCTGGCAGAGCGGAGAGAGAGGATGGCGCGCAAAAACATGGAGGAACAAGAAGACGAGGGAGGTGGGACCTAG
- the rubcn gene encoding run domain Beclin-1-interacting and cysteine-rich domain-containing protein isoform X7, translating to MNNIMSHGLKNEQVYYKQRDYWPFVWCVRYISPHLASHIEQFSHLEPVMSSRMQSAGESYKAERWLLHSLQVHMLSAQLRPLLRHLGHTRKYYNDDAFLLSEPHVTAMFQCLEAVEQNNPKLLAQIDTVGLSPLKSPPCLGLLKSQSLCVLPGAGGAWRSADLAPRGESLNRRLTTSNCSLREAVATSHNSGSTTGVGSQNSNSANTTSPASNLGAPWVCVSSPGESERGVTPPPGPVSVPCVSLTESPSPTSLQPEAGDSGDGDYDDGPEYLAIGNLGQRSRRDSRSSTHSSEKGETQDQSLQRDSLAPPPPRSSSFSEGQRGPGRASRGHTRSFSDTGVNQKLRNGGGHRKITIIIEDPVAESAGDGCMKDYSPFSPQCSDASTPSSLYMESHGSQYNSVPDGMFRKPSEGQSLISYLSEQDFGSCADLEKENAHFSISESLIAAIELMKYNLRRQEEEGEEEGDSDCEIQQLKQKIRLRRQQIRHSRLPPCATSQHIFHSMDSGGSRRSSQDSCQGLSDSGSAEEVEECELRDGCEGQSLLAVSQNGLSLSLASLFSDADIKRSVSSSSRSFLSSESISPSFLQSNSAESVAMGLLRQFEGMQLPAASELDWLVPEHDAPQKLLPIPDSLPISPDDGEHADIYKLRIRVRGNLEWAPPRPQIIFNIHPAPKRKIVVAKQNYRCAGCGTRVDPDYIKRLRYCEYLGRYFCQCCHENAQAVVPGRVLRKWDFSKYYVSNFARDLLSKITGDPLFNPYDINSGLYKKIKALEAVRVLRVQLFHMKNLFKTCRFAKEVLDKFDSLPGHLTEDLHLFSLNDLTAVRNGDLAPRMKELLKLGTMHVAGCVLCQAKGFVCEFCGNDKDIIFPFQLNKCQRCEECHACYHRSCFRTGKGCPRCQRLAERRERMARKNMEEQEDEGGGT from the exons ATGAACAACATCATGAGCCATGGACTGAAGAATGAGCAG GTGTACTACAAGCAGAGAGACTACTGGCCGTTTGTGTGGTGTGTTCGCTACATCAGCCCCCACCTTGCCTCGCACATTGAGCAG TTTAGTCACCTGGAGCCGGTAATGAGCAGCAGGATGCAGAGTGCTGGTGAAAGCTACAAGGCTGAGCGCTGGCTACTTCACAGCTTACAGGTTCACATGCTGTCGGCTCAGCTCCGACCTCTGCTCCGGCATCTGGGACATACACGTAAATACTATAATG aTGATGCCTTTCTGCTGAGCGAGCCCCATGTGACCGCTATGTTCCAGTGTCTGGAAGCTGTGGAGCAGAATAACCCCAAACTGCTGGCCCAAATAGACACTGTTGGG CTGTCCCCTCTGAAGAGCCCGCCATGTCTGGGCCTGTTGAAGAGTcagagcctgtgtgtgttgcCAGGGGCTGGAGGGGCTTGGAGGAGCGCTGACTTGGCACCCAGAGGAGAATCTCTAAATCGCAGACTCACCACCTCCAACTGCTCCCTCCGAGAAGCAGTCGCCACCAGCCACAACTCTGGGAGCACTACCGGAGTCGGATCCCAAAACAGCAACAGCGCAA ACACTACCTCTCCAGCTAGCAACCTGGGAGCtccctgggtgtgtgtgtccagtcCGGGGGAGAGTGAGCGGGGTGTGACGCCCCCTCCTGGCCCTGTCTCCGTCCCTTGCGTGTCCCTCACAGAGTCCCCCTCGCCCACATCCCTTCAGCCTGAGGCTGGGGACTCTGGTGACGGCGACTATGACGATGGTCCGGAATACCTGGCTATTGGCAACCTGGGGCAACGCAGTCGCCGTGACTCCCGAAGCTCCACCCACAGCAGTGAGAAGGGCGAGACCCAGGACCAGTCCCTGCAACGGGATTCCCTGGCTCCGCCCCCACCCAGAAGCTCATCTTTCTCAGAGGGCCAGAGGGGGCCAGGCCGGGCGTCCCGAGGACACACACGCTCGTTTTCTGACACAGGGGTCAATCAGAAACTCAGGAACG GAGGGGGCCACCGAAAAATCACCATAATAATAGAAGATCCGGTAGCAG AATCGGCAGGGGACGGCTGTATGAAGGACTACAGCCCTTTCTCACCTCAGTGCAGCGATGCCAGCACCCCCAGTTCCCTCTACATGGAGTCTC ATGGGTCCCAGTACAACAGTGTTCCAGATGGGATGTTCAGGAAGCCGTCAGAGGGTCAGAGCCTCATCAGCTACCTGTCAGAGCAGGACTTTGGCAGCTGTGCTGACCTTGAGAAG GAGAACGCTCATTTCAGCATTTCAGAGTCCCTTATTGCTGCCATCGAGCTGATGAAGTACAACCTGCGGcgtcaggaggaggagggcgaggAGGAAGGAGACAGTGACTGTGAGATTCAGCAGCTCAAACAGAAGATCCGCCTGCGAAGGCAGCAGATTCGACACAGCCGCCTGCCGCCCTGCGCAACCTCCCAGCACA TTTTCCACTCCATGGACAGCGGAGGCTCTAGGAGGAGCTCTCAGGACTCCTGCCAGGGCCTTTCTGACTCCGGCTcagctgaggaggtggaggagtgcGAACTACGAg ATGGCTGTGAGGGTCAGTCCCTGCTGGCGGTGTCTCAGAACGGCCTCTCGCTGTCACTCGCCTCCCTCTTCTCAG aTGCAGACATTAAGCGCAGTGTAAGCTCCAGCAGCAGGTCTTTTCTCAGCTCAGAGTCCAT cTCTCCATCCTTCCTCCAGTCTAATTCAGCTGAGTCAGTAGCCATGGGTTTACTCAGACAATTTGAAGGCATGCAGCTTCCTGCAGCTTCGGAGCTCGACTGGCTGGTCCCAGAACACGATGCTCCACAGAAG CTGCTGCCCATCCCTGACTCTCTGCCGATCTCACCTGATGATGGCGAACACGCAGACATCTACAAGCTGAGGATTCGGGTCCGAGGCAACCTGGAGTGGGCGCCTCCCCGACCGCAGATCATTTTCAACATTCATCCCGCCCCCAA GAGGAAGATAGTTGTGGCTAAACAGAACTATCGCTGCGCTGGCTGTGGCACCCGCGTCGACCCAG ATTATATCAAGCGACTGCGTTACTGTGAATACCTCGGCCGTTATTTCTGCCAGTGCTGCCATGAGAACGCCCAGGCGGTGGTTCCTGGTCGAGTGCTGAGGAAGTGGGACTTCAGCAAGTACTATGTCAGCAACTTTGCCCGGGACCTGCTGAGCAAGATCACTGGAGACCCGCTGTTCAACCCCTATGACATCAACAGTGGCCTGTACAAGAAGATCAAAGCTCTGGAGGCCGTCAGG gTTTTGAGGGTGCAGCTGTTTCACATGAAAAATCTCTTCAAGACTTGTCGCTTTGCTAAAGA ggTGCTGGACAAGTTCGACAGCCTGCCAGGTCACCTGACAGAGGACCTTCACCTCTTCTCCCTCAATGACCTCACTGCTGTGCGCAACGGTGATCTGGCTCCCCGAATGAAAGAGCTGCTTAAACTTGGTACCATGCACGTAGCTGGCTGTGTG CTGTGCCAGGCGAAGGGCTTTGTGTGCGAGTTCTGCGGCAACGACAAAGACATCATCTTTCCCTTCCAGCTGAACAAGTGCCAGCGCTGTGAAG aGTGCCATGCGTGTTACCATCGCAGCTGCTTCCGGACAGGTAAAGGCTGTCCTCGATGTCAGCGTCTGGCAGAGCGGAGAGAGAGGATGGCGCGCAAAAACATGGAGGAACAAGAAGACGAGGGAGGTGGGACCTAG